In Trichomycterus rosablanca isolate fTriRos1 chromosome 2, fTriRos1.hap1, whole genome shotgun sequence, the genomic window ggagctggtggatgttagacaccttgcgctcctccatcttccacttgaggatgcgccacaggtgcttaattgggtttagtccatcacctttaccttcagcttcctcagcaaggcagttgtcatcttggaggttgtgtttggggtcgttatcctgctggaaaactgccatgaggcccagttttcgaagggaggggatcatgctctgtttcagaatgtcacagtacatgttggaattcatgtttccctcaatgaaccgcagctccccagtgccagcaacactcatgcagcccaagaccatgatgctaccaccaccatgcttgactgtaggcaagatacagttgtctcggtacttctcaccagggcgccgccacacatgctggacaccatctgagccaaacgagtttatcttggtctcgtcagaccacagggcattccagtaatccatgttcttggactgcttgtcttcagcaaactgtttgcgggctttcttgtgcgtcagcttccttctgtgatgacgaccatgcagaccgagttgatgcagtgtgcggcgtatggtctgagcactgacaggctgacctcccacgtcttcaacctctgcagcaatgctggcagcactcatctgtctattttttaaagccaacctctggatatgacgccgaacacgtggactcacgactttggtcgaccctggtgaagcctgttccgagtggaacctgtcctggaaaaccgctgtatgaccttggccaccatgctgtagctcagtttcagggtgttagcaatcttcttatatcccaggccatctttgtggagagcaacaattctatttctcacatcctcagagagttctttgccatgaggtgccatgttgaatatccagtggccagtatgagagaattgtacccaaaacaccaaatttaacagccctgctccccatttacacctgggaccttgacacatgacaccagggagggacaacgacacatttgggcacaatttggacatgttcactgtggggtgtactcacttatgttgccagctatttagacattaatggctgtgtgttgagttattttcagaagacagtaaatctacactgctatacaagttgtacactgactactctaagttatatccaagtttcatgtctatagtgttgtcccatgaaaagatataatgaaatatttgcagaaatgtgaggggtgtactcactttcgtgatacactgtagctattTTATATTGTCTACATTGCACTCATTTTCAAAATGATCTTCTTTACATGAGTTATTAAACTTAACTACTAACACTTtgtcattaaaccatttaccaCTGAAAATTCTGAGGTGCTTCCTCCACCAGTATTGTCCTCCATCATGTTTTCACTGTCCCCATCATTTCCAGCTTCACTCCTGGTAGCATGAAGCATACTTCCTTCAGAATCTGACAGGTCTTCCTCATACTATAGGTTAAGAAAAAGATATGACTTAAAAGAATATCAATATAAATATCAAAAAGGTAAAAAACTGTGTGAtgtataattatttatgtaccTCTTGAATGTCAGCACCAAACAGGCTACTTGTGGAGGAGTTTTCATTGTCCACTGCACCATCATCATCTTCACTGTTGGATGCATTGCTCATGTCATCTTCAATGTTGTTCTAAAGATTAACAAgggaaaaagaataaataactgaatgaatggCAGAATATCGTTGAATTTGTGTAGGCCCTCTGCTGCCTCTGGCTTGGTGCATGTTGGGAGGAAATAAGTGGAATGAACGGAGAATGGAGTTTGTCATTTGGCCATAATAAAGTGGAATCTTTCTGTAAGGGGGATAAATGCTCTCACCAACTATCACAGCAATCCACTAACTACAAGTGATATCTTGTGCGGAGTTAGCCCAGCATATTTTAAGATTTGTTGTTGGAGCAATGAGTTGGATGAAAAGAAATAACAATGCCATTAGACAAAACTGCAATTATGTATGTACCTCTTGAATGTCAGTACCCATAAGGCTAGTTGTGGAGTTTTCATTGTCCACTTCACTGCTGGATGCATTAACCAGATCATCTTCTGTGTTTACTCCGTCATCCTCAATGTCTAAAGGCTAACAAGGGAAAAACGTGAAAAGTAAATTaagtaacattttaaaaaaatagcagACTTTTCTTGTACCACAAATAATAGATACTAGAACTGGGCAGTGTTTGTTAATCACTAATGGGTGACAGACACAATTTATGTGAAGTACAAACAGAAGGTAAAAGTTTATTTGACAACTCAAAGACATATAAAGTGGAAGTCATATAAACAAATTGTGTAGTACAGTATGAAGAACATTACTACTGCTGTAAAAAGAGATGCTCTGCATGAGGCATGGACAATATGGACAAAATTAAGTATCACAATATGTCTGACTGAACACCTTAGTATCGATATTACAATAATACTGTAGGGAATAATCGTGTTAATACCTCTTGAATGTCCTTCTCGAAGTGCTCATTGcccattttttcattttcactgTTGGAAGTGTTACTGTCACCTCCAGTATTTCTTGGACCATTTTCATTGTAGTTCTACTTGTAGACAAGGAAAGACAGAATGTTAGGGAAAAAATATAGTAATTTCTTTCCCCAAGGTTAATATTACtgattaaataataagaaataatggtAATTATAACTTATGCTGTGCAGCACGTCATAaataacaaattttaatttattatgtcTGTCTAAAGTCATGTGTGTAGTATTTTAATGTCTGTAtatcaataataaatgttacttACTTTTGCATTCCATCTGAACTTGGTTCGCCTTGGGATTATTTCTGTATCGTTCTCCAAGTATCGTTTGTACCGTCCTGAACGTTTCGCCATTTTCTCGCCTCTGTTACACAGCAGCTAGCGATGCAGAGAGAATCTCGCGCGTTTTTCATGCTTCCCACAATTGTTTTCGTCGCAGTCCCGCACATCTCGCGAGAGCAAGGTCATTTGACCTGTTCGCGCGCAATTAGACGGTTGAGCATCTTTGGAGGGAGAATCTTCGGCGGTTGGCACACACGAACAGTTATTCTGCGTCACAATGGCATTTGCCATATACTACTTCAAGGACAAGTCCGTGGAAGTTGGGAAAATTGACTGGATGACTACTGAAGACCAGCAATGTACATCTTCGGAAATGATCACACAGTGCCCCAGactagatgatgaagatggatggataaatgtaaAGTGGGACAaaggcaaaaaaaagaaagatggtCTAGCCTTTTTTCCTGCTAAGGTGTTAATGCTCAGTGGTAAGTAACTTTCTATGTTCTCTGTTTGAATTTGGCTACGTCGACATTatgttttagttttaaaacGCATCACTTTTGCTACGTTTGGCTTCCATATTACTCAGCCTTTACAGAGACTTTTGGCGCCATAATGTTTGAAAATTCCGGTCAAGTATAGACTGAGAAACAGACTTTTAGAAACGCTCGTCCAAGTTAAACATTATCAGACGTATCTTCATAATATACGTTACATATCCAACATAGTGCGTTACTGTTGGCCAATTGacgttttattatttgtaaggaCAGCAAATTCATATTTACTAACCAGTTTTCTATGTGGAGGTCACTAATGTAGTGTCACATAGTCCTGGGTGAGGTATGCTAGTTTAAGAGTTTCACCCTGAGCAAAGCTTTCTTTAAAAACCTTCAcagtaaaaataagaataaaactgGAAAGTTATGTTGTGTGTAAGTGCTACTAAAGTAGAGATTTCTGACTCAGTGTATGAGAGAAGACAAAGTAGATAAAGTGTAGTAAAATAAACACTTAAATGTGTGCTTTAGACGTTTTCTTTCACATAGTCTGAAAGAATCCATGTTATAGAAGCAAAACAATCCTAAGTCTCAAAATTGACCAGTGCACGAAACGAATGTTGCTACAATTTTGTCAAAAGGTGGTGCTTTTTTATATTGTCTGAACTAGGTTGTCACAATATCATATGGTATTATGACAACTTACTGGCAATTTAGAGTTCCATGCAGATACAATGGTACGTATGACGAATTCTAGAAGGTTATGACAGCGTACTGACAGCATTACCACTGCGTTGTTACACAGAGAACGCAGTGGTAATGCTGTCAGTACGCTGTCATAACCTTCTAGAATTCGTCATACGTACCAAGAGAACTTTCTGAGAAATTGCATTTCAACATTGTTGGCATTAAACAATAGATTGTTACTTTGTCACATCATAACTGTGTTTGCAGGGAAGTGTAGTGTGTTATGTTGCCACCAATGAGTATGTTAGGGAGAGTGCAGAGATCACACATAGTTTGATGACCCATTTGGCATTTTATTTTGCTCAGTGTACACAAAACTTTTTCACACAGACAACTACAGTGACCTTTGCCACAAGAGAGAGGAATTCATAAAGGGTGTGGACATCTGGAACCAGTCACTCAAGAGGAAGACCAAGCCAAACAGCAGGTGGATGAGGGATGTAGAAGAGGCGAATGAAAGACCAGTAAAACAGGTAATTACATTCATACAGTTAAGGAATAGTAGAATTAAATGCCATCTTTTCCCTTATGTCAATCCAACAACGTTTAAACCCAGACAGGCAGTAAGTGAAGAACAGAGTGGAGGAGATGGAGGTGAGGAGATATCAGGAGAGAAAGATACAAACAGAACATCAGAGTAGATGTTAGACGTGATGCTGATGTGATGAAGAGAGATTTGAACTGAACTAAAAGATGAGCTGCTATCGAGGCTGCAGATTTGCACACCCCTGCTATTGAAaaactttaaatgttttttttttttacagcaaaagAGCAAAAAGGCATCCAGTACTTCAAAAGAGGCAGCAGACCAAATAATTGAAGACCTGAAGAAGGAGTTGATGGCAAAGCAAGCATCTTTAGAGGtaaattatttaagtatttacacAGTTTGGAGTTTAAATTATGTGTTTAAAGGAGCAGTGTGTAATAGGGGTGTAACGGTTGTCACCCCGATTTAGTACAGTACACACTGCTGGACCGTTAAAGCAGTAGGATCTTTTAGAAATGTGAATGTTCAGTATACACTGAACTTCAGACATACTATACCCGGCATCTTACCAATGTCACGTGATGCACAACGTCacgccatttatttattttattcaaaaaTATACTTATAATGTTACTGTAATAATGTACTGGTGCTACATTGTTGGAAGATGAGCCGTTCCTATTATTGGATCCAAACCTATTTAAAGCCAGAGAGCTGAATGTCTGTAGAATAGATCTTATGCATACAATACCGTATTGCATCCCATCACTATATATACTTAAAGGCTCATTCTAAACACAACACTCCCTAATGACTTTATAATTATACACTAGTGAAAATGATGATGATTTTCTTTTGGTGTAGTCATCTACAGAAAAAGAGGACTCATCAGATGAGGACTTGCTGCCTAGGAACTGGAGTAAGGCGCAGCAGAAAATAAAGGAGCTTAAAAGGGAGAACAAGAGGCTGAAAGAAGGCAACCCTAAAGAGATACTAGATGCCTTGAGAGGTGATATTTTTAATTTGAAGTAATTAAATTAAACCAGTACCCCATTTGTATGCAACATCACAATGTAGCAAAATAAATCAACATCAAACTTGTAAAGGAGCAGTACACCCATAATAAAGataatgaaatatatttttCCATTTCGTCCTGATTACTGTCTACCTGTCATCTTGGCTACCTGCTAAGAATGGCAGTTTCGGTTGGTCCTTCTGTCCATCAACACTTAACTTCAAGACATTATCTTCAGGGTTCATAGAGGTCCCACTAAGCTTcacaaaaatctaaaaaaataaaaaatccaacTGTTCTCACTCGCCTTAGCTTTTGAAtggatatttctttttttaaagtgaatatcctGATGTTTGGAAATTAAACTTTCACCATTGTCTTATAATGATTTATATGTTCATTTTCTTAACAGAGCTTCCTGTGGTAGTTACAAATTTAAAAGAAGTAACTGAAAAACTTGCATTTCAACCCTCAACTCCTGCATCCACCTGGTCAACACCCACAACATCTTTAAACTCACCAGTTTCTGGATGCGTTTCTACTCCAGCAGTGTCTGATGATATGGTACGTACCCAGAGTGTAGTGTCTTCATCAGGTTGTCCCCTGCGTGGCACAGTAGCATTTTGCACCCCCTATtgctttgtgggggtcctggccactGAAGAACCATGAAGGGTGAAAGGGTCTAacagtatacagagaaacagatgaactacagtctgtaattgtagaactacaaagtggtcctATATGGTCACTactgctgataaaatggacaatgaggtACAAggaggtgtacctaataaagtggcagCTGGGTTTACATACTGCATAGATTTCTCAGATAATATGTTGTTATTTTATCATTACTTTGGTGTGTAACAACGATGTATGACCAATTGCAAACTAACTGATCACTCAATTGTTCTGCAGGTCTTTCTTTTGCCAGGCTCTGATGTCAAAGTCCCTAGACGAAAGCTTAACTCTCTGCGGACTACGAATCCGTCAGTCTACATCGGGGACCTTGCTGTGCTTGTCTATGGCAGGGAAACACTATCTCATTCAAGCTTGACAGGGAGACAATCAGGGGCACACAAAGACGTGGAATCAAAGCCACAACTTGATAACACAAAACTTGATGCTATAATAGGTaactgcatttaaataaaattaaattttattctAAAATAAATTTCTACAcatgtttgtatagtttttaaCAAAATGACTGGAATGTTTCATTTTGGAAGTTACCATGATTTAGTTAAATTACTGATTCAATGTTGAGTTAAATCTCTCTTAAAAGTGTAATCTGCGATCATCAGTTTATATTTGTGAATGTGGCAAAAAACATTATTGCTGCaaacaaaagggaaaaaaagaacctAAAAATTTAATTTATGTGAAGGAAAACATTTAAAGGACATTTTCAGTTATTTGTAGGTAAACGTAGTAATTTTGCCAATTGCATTAGTGTTCAGATACTTGCCTGATGAAACTGAATTTCACATTGCGTGTAGAGACATGCTGCTTTGACTGTTTTATTATGTTAACTCAGGATGTTGATCGTAGGGTGATAGAAAGTAAtgttttttggttttgtttctGTGTCCCAGGCCATGCCCTGTCAAAGTTTCCTGACATCAGCATCCAAGAAGTGAGACGCATCATaagaaaaaaatgcaacaacgaaaGCTATACAAAGCAAGTCACTGCAAAGAACACCGTGTGAAAAGAACATTCTTTCCATTTTGTTGAACACTTTTTGGTTGGATTTGTGGTTCCTCTGCCTCTGGATGACCATTTAACAGGGCAAAAACCTGCTTGTGGGCAGCCTGAAAGGCTGCAAGACTGTGTTTCTGTCTTGTCCCAAACTGGTGTTAATTTGAGATATGTTCTTATTTTGGCATATTTTGCCATCCAGTgttatttgttatatttatttgttaaatttaaatttataaagaaatatgTTCTTAATCATGAGTAtgtcttgtttatttttatgtatgtaaTCCTCTGGTAAGTCTACTTAAAGTACAGTTAAAGGTATATTAGTGTAAAAAATGGAAACTAAATTTAAACAGTTTTATACTTAAAAACATATATAAGTAGTAAACTAATTATTATGTTAAGTTCAAAAGTAAGCTTATTTGTATACTGTTCGTTTACTCATTATATACTTCTAtcccactttttagtttatgAAAGTACACTTTTAAGTATACAGTAATACTTAAAAGTGTACTTTcataaactaaaaagtgggaTAGAAGTATATAACGAGTAAACGAACAGTATACAAATAAGCTTACTTTTAGTATattaacagtacaaaataaaacctaaatgtAAACTAGTTGTGGACTTAAAGTTTACTACCCTTACACTTAAAGTATACTTAACAGTGTACTTTCATAAACTAAAAAGTATAATAGAAGTATATAACGAGTAAACTAACAGTATACATGTAAGTATACTTTTAGTATAGTTGTAGTACAAAATTAAACTTGGATATAAACTAGTTGTGCACTCAAAATGTACTACTCTTTCACCTAAAGTATACTTAAAAGTATACTTTtataaactaaaaagtgggccaATTTAGTCCCAAGAAGTATTGAATTAGTAAACTTACCAGTATACTATTAGTACATTGATATTAGTATACTTTCTACATAAAGTATACTTGGGAAATATACTTCAACTTTACTTAAGTTTACTTAAGAAAATAAACTTTAAGTATACTTTTTTTTGGTAAGGGACATCCCAGTACTTACGTTCAGATGAAATTGCAGAATCCACTGTGCCTCACAATATGTGTTTGCAGATCAATGCTTGACCTTAATAATTGGCACAaatacccacagacacactcctgaATCTTGAGGACAGTCTTGcttgaagagtggaggctgttgtagACAAAGGCTGGGGAGTATCTCAATATTAATggccatggttttaaaatgggatgtcaaacaagctcatgatcaggtatccagggcagtgatagctcagtggttaaggtactggactagtaaacagaaggttgccggttcaagccctgccaccaccaagttgccactgttgggtccctgagcaaggcccttaaccctcaattgctcatcgtgttcagctcattgtgtaagtcgctttggataaaagtgtcggctaaatgctgaaaatgtaaatgtatccatATACTAAAACTCAAGTGTAAGGTTGTTTTGACTTTTTTATTCTTGAGGTCTAGTTTAATCATAAAAATCTTGTAACAGTGGCTCCACCTAATGGTAAGGTTAGTAAAGATGAGTTTTAGAGAGGGCAGTAAGTCCACACAGATATTTCCATGCTGAGCACACAAGACTGCAGCTCTCTTGTTGCAGATGAGCAGTGTCGCAAGAGCAGACTGAATGCAAATTCAAATGCATGAACGAAAAGATAAAAAGGCAAGAGGAAATTTTAAGAAGTGGACAAATCTGATTTTCCGCATCCATATCAAGTTCACATGATCAGGTCGGCCTGATGAGATCcatattttattagatttaaatGACATGCTCGAACTGCTGTTCAAGATCTTGTGAGTGTCCTTTATGAAAACAATACAGCAGTCCTGCAAAAAAGGTTTCCCTATGGTGGACCACTGTATTGCCAAATGTACGTGGACGCTCCTTATAATACTTAAGTTCA contains:
- the LOC134329583 gene encoding uncharacterized protein LOC134329583 → MAFAIYYFKDKSVEVGKIDWMTTEDQQCTSSEMITQCPRLDDEDGWINVKWDKGKKKKDGLAFFPAKVLMLSDNYSDLCHKREEFIKGVDIWNQSLKRKTKPNSRWMRDVEEANERPVKQQKSKKASSTSKEAADQIIEDLKKELMAKQASLESSTEKEDSSDEDLLPRNWSKAQQKIKELKRENKRLKEGNPKEILDALRELPVVVTNLKEVTEKLAFQPSTPASTWSTPTTSLNSPVSGCVSTPAVSDDMVFLLPGSDVKVPRRKLNSLRTTNPSVYIGDLAVLVYGRETLSHSSLTGRQSGAHKDVESKPQLDNTKLDAIIGHALSKFPDISIQEVRRIIRKKCNNESYTKQVTAKNTV